One Corallincola holothuriorum DNA segment encodes these proteins:
- a CDS encoding DUF642 domain-containing protein, with protein sequence MLKTSFVVSFLALLWAPLASANLIVNGSFDQFEQTPTRSWSVYQSLIGWQTTAGSGIEVGKYHLYTNSNPEDDNPWVVELDSYNNSAMQQTVQVEQASLFELSFSYAARTNRPNDNIINVGLLPLSPDLASFNETKRSQQGWQTVSYKIWLQQGAYDLELSAGGISNSLGGLIDNVRLIDVDAPATPLLASLALFGLLLPQLRRRGA encoded by the coding sequence ATGTTGAAAACCTCTTTTGTGGTCTCTTTCTTGGCATTGCTATGGGCGCCATTGGCCTCGGCAAACTTGATTGTAAATGGCAGTTTTGATCAGTTTGAACAAACACCCACACGCAGTTGGTCTGTTTATCAGTCGTTGATTGGTTGGCAAACGACAGCAGGATCCGGCATTGAAGTGGGTAAATATCATCTCTACACCAACAGCAACCCTGAGGATGATAACCCTTGGGTCGTTGAACTCGATAGTTACAACAATTCTGCTATGCAGCAGACGGTACAGGTTGAGCAAGCAAGTTTGTTTGAGTTGAGCTTCAGTTATGCGGCACGTACCAATAGGCCAAATGACAACATCATCAATGTTGGCTTGCTGCCGTTGAGCCCTGATTTGGCCAGCTTCAACGAAACAAAGCGTTCCCAGCAAGGCTGGCAAACGGTGAGTTATAAGATTTGGTTGCAACAAGGTGCTTACGACCTTGAGTTAAGTGCGGGCGGTATCAGCAACTCTCTAGGTGGTTTGATCGACAATGTGCGTTTGATTGATGTGGATGCACCAGCAACCCCTCTGCTTGCCAGTTTGGCTCTGTTTGGTTTGTTGCTTCCTCAGTTGCGCCGTCGCGGGGCGTAA
- the rho gene encoding transcription termination factor Rho → MNLTELKNKPISELVAIAESMKLDNLARARKQDIIFAILKAHAKSGEDIFGGGALEILQDGFGFLRSADSSYLAGPDDIYVSPSQIRRFNLRTGDTIAGKIRPPKDGERYFALLKVNEVNFDRPENARSKILFENLTPLHANERLRLERGNGSTEDITARVLDLACPIGKGQRGLVVAPPKAGKTMLLQNLAQSIAYNHPECVLMVLLIDERPEEVTEMQRLVQGEVVASTFDEPASRHVQVAEMVIEKAKRLVEHKKDVVILLDSITRLARAYNTVIPSSGKVLTGGVDANALHRPKRFFGAARNVEEGGSLTIIATALIDTGSKMDEVIYEEFKGTGNSEVHLDRKIAEKRVYPAININRSGTRREELLTAPDELQKMWILRKIVHPMNESDGMEFLIDKLAMTKTNNEFFDAMKKQKS, encoded by the coding sequence ATGAATCTAACTGAATTAAAGAACAAACCCATCTCAGAACTCGTTGCCATCGCAGAGTCGATGAAGCTAGATAATCTGGCTCGTGCTCGCAAACAGGACATCATCTTCGCAATTCTTAAAGCCCATGCGAAAAGTGGCGAGGATATCTTTGGTGGAGGGGCTCTTGAGATTTTGCAGGATGGTTTTGGCTTCCTTCGCAGCGCCGATAGCTCATACTTGGCCGGACCGGATGATATCTATGTATCGCCGAGTCAGATCCGCCGCTTTAATCTGCGTACTGGCGACACCATTGCCGGAAAAATTCGCCCGCCCAAAGATGGCGAACGCTATTTTGCACTGTTGAAAGTCAATGAAGTGAACTTCGACAGACCGGAAAACGCCCGCAGTAAAATCCTTTTTGAAAACCTCACGCCACTGCACGCTAACGAACGCCTGCGTTTGGAGCGAGGAAACGGTTCGACCGAAGATATCACCGCACGAGTGCTGGATCTGGCTTGCCCCATCGGTAAAGGCCAACGCGGTTTGGTGGTTGCACCACCTAAAGCCGGTAAAACTATGCTGTTGCAGAACCTGGCGCAGTCAATTGCCTACAATCACCCTGAGTGTGTATTGATGGTGTTGTTGATTGATGAACGCCCAGAAGAAGTCACAGAGATGCAGCGTTTGGTACAGGGAGAAGTGGTTGCTTCTACCTTCGATGAACCAGCAAGCCGTCACGTTCAAGTGGCCGAAATGGTGATTGAGAAAGCCAAACGTCTGGTTGAGCATAAGAAAGATGTGGTGATCTTACTTGATTCCATTACCCGTCTGGCACGGGCTTACAACACTGTGATCCCTAGCTCCGGTAAAGTACTTACCGGTGGTGTTGATGCCAACGCCTTGCATCGTCCGAAGCGTTTCTTTGGTGCGGCGCGTAATGTTGAAGAGGGTGGTAGCTTGACGATCATCGCTACTGCGCTGATCGATACCGGCTCGAAGATGGATGAAGTGATCTACGAAGAGTTCAAGGGAACTGGTAACTCTGAAGTTCACCTGGATCGTAAGATTGCTGAAAAACGTGTTTATCCAGCTATCAACATCAATCGTTCTGGTACCCGCCGCGAAGAGCTGCTGACGGCACCGGATGAACTGCAGAAGATGTGGATTTTGCGTAAAATCGTTCATCCTATGAATGAAAGCGATGGTATGGAATTCTTGATTGATAAGTTGGCCATGACCAAAACTAACAATGAGTTCTTTGATGCGATGAAGAAGCAAAAGTCATAG
- a CDS encoding DUF3369 domain-containing protein codes for MDDKLLFSEEEVAVPSNHDAQQFWHVLIADDEPAVHQITTMVLGGMEVQGRPLKLISAYTGEEALQVMAEREDIALALLDVVMETPDAGLNCARVIREEMKNKYTRLVLRTGQPGQAPEEQVIRDYDINDYKDKTELTSTKMKTLVYSTIRSYRDICTVNQSRKGLRRVIDAISEVNESHTLRTLASAILDQIINLLGLQSDAICCRQLSAYAASVQEGHYHVLATSGDMDKYKDVQSIDELPAEVANAFKKASETQGSFATEHYYVCYKRSHMGAENLLYLEYPGDLTDLDQQLLEIYASNVGLTYENLLIREEVEDTQRELVYILGEAVEGRSKETGAHVKRVAKISHFLALSYGLDEESADLIKYASPLHDIGKIGIADSILNKPGKLDDVEWQTMQTHANFGETLLARSGKRILKLASVIAGQHHERWDGTGYPRGLAGEEIDVAARITAVADVLDALASQRCYKEAWSYDKIVDLMQRERGKQFEPRLVDLLIENFEQIKAIRARYPD; via the coding sequence ATGGACGACAAACTGTTATTCAGTGAAGAAGAAGTCGCGGTTCCCAGTAATCACGACGCACAACAGTTTTGGCATGTGTTAATCGCCGATGATGAACCGGCAGTGCATCAGATCACCACCATGGTGCTCGGCGGCATGGAAGTTCAAGGCCGACCTCTGAAGCTGATCAGCGCTTATACCGGTGAAGAAGCATTGCAAGTGATGGCAGAGCGAGAAGATATCGCACTGGCGTTACTTGATGTAGTGATGGAAACCCCCGATGCCGGTCTCAACTGCGCCCGCGTGATCCGTGAAGAGATGAAAAACAAATACACGCGCCTCGTTCTTAGAACCGGTCAGCCAGGGCAAGCTCCGGAAGAGCAAGTCATTCGAGACTATGACATCAACGATTACAAAGACAAAACCGAACTAACCTCCACCAAAATGAAAACGCTCGTCTACTCCACTATCCGCAGCTACCGCGACATATGCACCGTCAATCAAAGTCGTAAAGGGTTACGCCGGGTTATCGACGCAATCAGTGAAGTCAATGAATCACACACGTTACGCACGCTCGCCTCGGCCATACTCGATCAGATCATCAACTTACTGGGTCTCCAGTCAGATGCGATCTGCTGCCGCCAACTCAGCGCTTACGCCGCCAGCGTACAGGAAGGCCACTACCATGTGCTGGCTACCAGTGGTGACATGGACAAATACAAGGATGTGCAATCCATTGACGAACTGCCTGCAGAAGTTGCCAATGCCTTTAAAAAAGCATCAGAAACACAGGGATCATTCGCTACCGAACACTACTACGTCTGCTACAAGCGCTCTCACATGGGGGCAGAAAACTTGCTCTATTTGGAGTATCCGGGAGATCTCACCGATCTCGACCAACAACTACTGGAGATCTACGCCTCCAATGTTGGCCTTACCTACGAAAACCTGTTGATCCGGGAAGAGGTGGAGGATACCCAGAGGGAGCTTGTTTATATCCTAGGTGAAGCTGTTGAGGGGCGCTCAAAGGAGACCGGCGCCCATGTTAAACGGGTTGCCAAAATCAGCCATTTTCTCGCACTCAGCTATGGCTTAGACGAAGAATCGGCAGACTTAATCAAGTATGCATCGCCCCTGCATGACATCGGCAAGATCGGTATCGCCGACAGTATTCTCAATAAACCAGGCAAACTGGACGATGTGGAATGGCAAACCATGCAGACCCACGCCAATTTTGGTGAAACCCTGCTGGCACGTTCCGGCAAGCGAATACTTAAGCTCGCCTCAGTGATTGCCGGGCAGCATCATGAACGTTGGGATGGCACAGGTTACCCAAGAGGGTTAGCGGGAGAAGAGATCGACGTAGCCGCCAGGATCACTGCCGTGGCCGACGTGTTAGACGCCTTGGCCAGCCAGCGTTGTTATAAAGAGGCATGGTCATACGACAAAATTGTCGATCTAATGCAAAGAGAGCGTGGTAAACAGTTTGAACCGCGCCTTGTTGACCTATTGATAGAGAACTTCGAACAGATTAAGGCGATCCGGGCACGTTACCCGGATTAA